Below is a genomic region from Methylobacterium sp. FF17.
CGGCTCGGCCGGCAAGATCACGAACTGCCAGATCGGTGTGTTCGCAGCTTATGCCTCGCGGCACGGTCATGCCTTCATCGATCGGGCCTTGTACCTGCCCAAGACCTGGACCTCGGATCCGACCCGGCTGGCCGCCGCCCACGTGCCGGAGGGGACAAGCTTCGCGACCAAGCCGGGGCTGGCTCTGGCGATGATCGAGCGGGCGATAGCTGCGGGCGTGCCGTTCTCTTGGGTGGCGGCCGACACCGTCTACGGGGTCGGCGACATCGAGATGGCGCTACGCCGGGCGGGCAAGGGCTACGTGCTCGGGGTCAAGACCGATCACGCATTCAACTCCTGGGTCGGCAAGCCGGAGATCGCCGGCACTGCCGAGACGATCGCGAACGGCCTCGCTCCCTCGGCCTGGATGCGCCTGTCGGCGGGAGACGGAACGAAGGGCGCGCGGCTGTATGACTGGGCCTATTGTGAGTTGGCTGACCTCGATGGTGCCGACGACCAGACCGGCCTGTGGACGCGGGGGCTGCTGATCCGCCGCAGCCTGGCTGACGGCGAGCAAGCCTACTTCACGACCTGGTGCCTGGCCGGCACGCCGCTCGCGACCCTGGTGGCGGTCGAGGGACGGCGCTGGAGCATCGAGGACGCGTTCGAGACCGCCAAGACCGAACTCGGGCTCGCCCACAACGAGACCCGCTCCTGGCATGGATGGCATCGGCACGTCAGCCTGGTGATGCTGGCCTTCGCCCTGCTGGCGGTGATCCGCCATCACGCCAACGCGCCGCCCCCAAAAAGCCGAGCCCGGCCGAGACAGCGCGCCCCCTGATCCGCTGGTCGGTGCAGGAGATCCGCCGCATCGCCGTGCGGCTGGCGCAGCGGCGCATCCAGCCCGCTCACGTCATCGCATGGTCGCTCTGGCGACGGGCGCATCAGGCCGCGGCCCATCAAGCGCATCTGAAACGCCGTGCTGTAAACCAGAAGATGCGCCGACGACGCAAAGGCCGGCCGTCCACGCCGAACAAGGAACCCATTCGCAACAAAACGCAACTGTAATGTTAGGTAGTGCTCTCGGGTTCGCCGTGCCTGTTCCCCGTGAACAGTACCGGAACAATCCGGGATTTCACCGAGGGGGACGGGAGCGCGCCCTCAATGATTAGAGGCACTTGGGGCAGGGGAACAAACTTGACATGGTAGGGGTCACAGGTTCGATCCCTGTCGCGCCCACCATACACCTTCTTCGGAAGGGTATGGTTCACGAAAGGCGGCCTCAGGGCCGCCTTCGTCGTTTCAGGCCTTCGTTGAAGACGCGTGGTCGACGCCGCGCGCGCGGCGCAAGAGCGCTCGCAGGCAAATCATCGCGCAAATCATCGGGGCCGTTCGCGGCGACGTCGACCCGGATCAGGCCGCGCCGCCGAGGTTTCGCGCGGTCGTGCGTATAACAATTCCATGGTATTCCGCGTCCCGTGGCATCCACGGTTCTTGGCTCCCGTGAGGCTTCGCCATACAGGAGGAGGGGACCAGTGAGGGCAGCCATGTCCCGGCGACCGGCTTTACCGCATCGCGCGTTCGTCTCCCGCGCCCGAACCTCGCTCGGCCTCGGGCCCACCGGGAACGATACGGCAGGCGGGCCGCATCACCGCCGTCACCCGCGGACAGGCGGGGCGCGTCTCGAGATCAGCTGCCATGGCCAAGACTCCTGAATCCCGGTCGAAGGCGGCCCTCGGCGTCTACGGCCTCGATGAGATCCTCAGCGGCGGTTTTGCCCGCGACCGGCTCTACCTGCTGGAGGGGAGCCCCGGCACCGGCAAGACCACCATCGCGCTCAAATTCCTGCTGGAAGGCGCCCGCCTCGGGGAAAAGGGCCTCTACATCACGCTGTCGGAGACCGAGGAGGAGTTGCGCGACGGCGCCGCCTCGCACGGCTGGACACTCGACGAGCGGATCAAGGTGTTCGAGCTCGCCCCTCCGGAGAGCCTGCTCGACGTCGAGCACCAGCAGAGCCTCCTCTACTCCTCCGACCTCGAACTCGGGGAGAGCACCAAGGCGGTGTTCCAGGCGATCGAGACCGAGCGGCCGGCCCGCGTCGTCCTCGACAGCCTGTCGGAGATCCGGCTCCTGGCCGGCAGCTCCCTGCGCTACCGCCGGCAGATCCTGGCGCTCAAGCACTACTTCGCCCGCCAGGGTGCGACGGTGCTGATGCTCGACGACCTCACCGCCGACACCCTGGACAAGACCGTGCACAGCATCGCGCACGGCGTCATCCGCCTGGAGGAGCAGGCTCCGGAATACGGCGCCGAGCGGCGCCGGCTGCGCGTGGTGAAGTATCGCGGACAGGCGTTCCGCGGCGGCTACCACGACCTCTCGATCAAGCCCGGCGGCGTCACGGTCTATCCCCGGCTGGTCGCCCTGGAGCACAAGACCCACTTCGCCCGCACCGCGATGACGAGCGGCATCCCCGAGCTCGACGAGTTGGTCGGGGGCGGGATCGAGCAGGGCTCGAGCACGCTGATCCTGGGCCCGGCCGGCACGGGCAAGTCGCTCCTGGCGATCCAGTTCGCCCTGGCGGCGATTGCGCGGGGCGAGCGGGCCGCCCTGTTCGCGTTCGACGAGGAGATCGGCCTGCTGTTCGGGCGCATGCGCGCCATGGGCATCGACCTCGCCGCCCATCAGGAGGCGGGATCCCTGTTCATCGAGCAGGTCGATGCCGCCGAACTCTCGCCCGGCGAGTTCAGTCACCGGGTCCGGGCCTGCATCGACCAGCACGCCGTGAGGACCGTGGTGATCGACAGCCTCAACGGCTACCAGGCCGCGATGCCGGAGGAGAACGCCCTCATCCTGCACATTCACGAATTGCTGCAGTACCTGAACCGGCAGGGGGCCTCGACCTTCCTCACCGTGGCCCAGCATGGGCTCGTGGGCGACATGAAGTCGCCGGTGGACATCACCTACCTCGCCGACACCGTCGTCCTGCTCCGGTACTTCGAGGCCACGGGCCGCGTCCGGCGGGCGATCTCGGTGATCAAGAAGCGCACCGGCTACCACGAGGATACCATCCGCGAGTGCCGGATCACGGAGCGGGGCCTGCGCATCGGCCCCGTGCTGGAGAGCTTCCGGGGGGTGCTGCGCGGGGTCCCCACCCTCGTCGGCACCGAGCAGGATCCCTCGGGCATCGAGCGGGGCTGATGCCGAGAAGTACCGTCAGTTCCGAACGGGCGCTGATCCTGGCCCCCTTCGGGCGGGATGCGACCATCGCGGGCGCGCTCCTCACCGAGGCCGGGCTCACCTTCGCGATCTGCCGCGACCTCGGCGACCTGCTCGCCGGCATGGTGGCGGGCGCCGGCCTGGTTCTCCTGACCGAGGAAGCCGCCGGAATTGCGGACCTGGGCCCGGTCAATCGCTGGATCGCGGCGCAGCCTCCCTGGTCGGACCTGCCCTTCATCCTCCTCACCACGCGGGGCGGCGGACCGGAGCGCAACCCGAAGGCCAAGCACCTGTCGGAGACGCTCGGCAACGTCACCTTCCTGGAGCGCCCCTTCCATCCCACCACGCTCATCAGCCTGGTGCGCACGGCCCTGCGCGGACGCCGGCGCCAATACGAGGCCCGGGCCCGCCTCGTGGACCTCCACGCGGGCGAGCAGCGCCTGCGCGGGGCGCTCGCGGCGGAGAAGCGCAGCGCCGATCACCAGCGCCTGCTCATCGACGAGTTGAACCACCGGGTGAAGAACACGCTGGCGACCGTCCAGTCGATCGCGACGCAGACCCTGCGCAACGCGGCCACCACGGAGGACGCCCGGGATGCCCTCGAGACCCGGCTGCTCGCCCTCTCGCGGGCCCACGACGTGCTGACGCGCGAGAACTGGGAGGGCGCCGACCTCTCGGACATCATCGCGCAGGCGATCGCACCCTACGACCCGCAGGATGGCGGCCGCTTCCGGGTGGGGGGACCCGACGTCCGGCTGCTTCCCCGGACGGCCCTGGCCCTCGCGATGGCCCTGCAGGAACTGGCCACCAACGCGGTGAAGTACGGCGCCCTGTCGAGCCCGGCCGGGCATGTCGAGATCGCCTGGACGATGGGTGCGGACGATCCGAAGCCCCGGCTCAACCTGCGCTGGAGCGAGAAGGGCGGCCCGACGGTCGTGATGCCGAAGCGGCGCGGGTTCGGCTCGCGCCTCATCGAGCGCAACCTCGCCCGCGACCTCGACGGGAAGGTCGAGATCGCTTTCGTGCCCCAGGGCGTCACCTGCACGGTGAATGCTCCGCTGCGCTGAAGGCCGCCGTGAGAGCCGCGACGACATGTCGTCCCTGACCGGCGCAGGGCCGGGCGCGATTGTCTCCGGGTGTGATCGGCGCTCATCACCCGGATGGCGTAGGCTTCCGAGATCGACGCCTCCGGGCAGCCCCGCGGCCCGGAGCCTCGCGATCCATTCGAAGCCCCATCCTGGGACGTGTTCGATGAAACGCGGCGTGTTCCGCCGTCGGATAGGGCCGGGGAGCGGACTGGCGGTGGAGCGCTTCCCGATCACGTTGCGACGCGGCGCGGCCCCGAGCCTCCGGTCCGAGGGACTCACCCGCGTCCTCGCCGCCCTGCTCGTCGTCGGTCTCGGAGACACCGCCGTCCGGGCGCAGAATGCGGCCGGTCGCGTCGTGCTGGAGGAACTCTCCGTGACCGGGGAGGGCGGCGGAACGCCCGCCCGCACCGACGGAGGGGTGCCGTTCGGGGTCGCCGCGCCGCCCGGCTCGGCGCCGAGCGTCATCGAGAACCCCGTGGGCCAGGTGGTCGGCACGGTCGGACGCGCCGGCACCATCACCGACCGCCCGGCCACGAACATCGGCGCGGTCCTCCTCGACAGTCCCGGCGTCACCGTCCGGCCCGGGAGCGGCGGGCGCGACGTGGTCATCTCGATCCGGGGCAGCAATGCCCGCTCCACGGCGGTCATCCGCAACATGGTGGTGCTGGAGGACGGCTTCATCCTGACCCAGCCCGACGGCGCCTCGCGCTTCGACCTCGTGGATCCCCGCGCCTACAGCCGCATCGACGTGTTCCAGGGGCCGCAATCGGCCCTGTTCGGCAACTACGCCACCGGCGGCGCGCTCGCCTTCCGCACCCGCACCGGCCGCGAGATCGACGGCGTCGAGGTCGGCACCGACGCGGGCAGCTTCGGGTATCTCAGCAACTCTTTCACGGTCGGCGGCGCCAGCGGCCCGTTCGAGATCAGCCTGTTCGCCAGCGACGCCCGCGCGCGCGGCTACCAGGACCATGCCGCCTACGACACGCAGACGGTGAACCTGCTGGCGAGCTACACCCCGAGCCCGGACACCCGCCTGACCCTGAAGGTCATCAACAACGTGGTGCATGCGGACCTGCCCGCCCGCGCCTCGCTGAACCAGTACCGGATCAACCCCTACCAGCGCGGTTGCGCCCTGGCGGCGACGGCCGCGTCCGGCTGCACCCTGACGAACCTGCTCGTCAACGGCGCCTTCGGGGCCACCGTGCCGGTCACCGCCGCGCAGGGCGCCTTCGGGCGCGACGACCGCCGCACCATCGTGGCGGCGCGGCTCGAGCACGACATCGACGCGCAGACCACCTGGCGCGTGCAGCTCGGCTTCGACGAGCGCAACTTCGACCAGCCCTTCTACACGTCGGCCTTTCGCGGCTCGTACCCGTCCTGGAACCTCATCACCGACCTCACCCGGCGCCACGCGCTGTTCGGACTTCCCGCCACCGGCTACGTGGCGCTCGCCTACAACACCATCGACAACCACGTCACCACCTTCAACCGGGTGCTGGGCGACGGGCCGGCGCTCGGCGCTCAGATCGGCGATCAGCGGGGCGAGCAGTCCAACCTCGGCGGCCGGGCCCGCGAGGAGGTCGCGCTCTCGGAGACATGGACGGGGGTGCTCGGGATCAGCGCGACGCGGACCCTCATCACCGGCCGCAACCTTGCCTTCGCCACTTCCCCGGCGGGCCGGACCACGTCCGTGACCGACGCCCGGCGCGACATCCGCAACGTCGCGCCGGAGGCCGCCCTGGTCTACCGGCCGAGCGACGCATGGGCGTTCCGGGGGCGGGTGGCGACGGGCTACGCCACGCCGACGGGCAGCAACCTGTTCGTGACCCCCGCCGGCCTGCCGGGCAACAACACCGGGCTCCAGACCCAGGAGAACCTCGGTTTCGACCTTGGCTTCGACTGGACGCCGACCGAGACCTTGCGCTTCAGCGTCACCGGCTTCCAGGAGTTCTTCCGCAACGAACTCGTCTCGCAATCGCCCGGGGGCGGGCGCCTGAGCTACTTCGTCAATGCGCCGGCTTCCGAGCACCACGGCGTCGAGGTCGGGGCGGACTGGGCCTTCGCGCCGGGCTGGCGCGGGGTGCTCGCCTACACCTTCGACGCGCAGACCTATACCCGCTACATCGAGCAACTCAGCGCCGGGCCCTTCACCGTGCGCCTCGACAGGGCGGGCAAATCCCTACCCGGCGTGCCCGCCCACCAGCTCCTGGCCCGGATCGGCTACGATCAGGTCGGCGGCCCCCTCGATGGTCTCGGCGCCTTCGTGGAAGCGGTGGCCCAGGACGGTGTCTTCATCGACAACGGCAACCAACTGCGGGTGCCGGGCTACGCGATCCTCAACGCCAACCTGCACTACGCCACCGAACTGACCGGCGGCTACGCCCGGCGCCTCACCCTCTACGCGGAGGTGCGCAACCTCCTCGACACCACTTCCGTGGCCTCGGCCCAGACCCTCACCAGTTCCCTCAACCGCGCCACGGGCCTGCCGAACGGCGCCGGCCTCCTCGCCGCCACCACCGGCTCCATCCTGCCGGGGGCGCCGCGCAGCCTCATGACGGGCATGAAGCTCGCCTTCTGACGCCGCCCCTCGACCGCGCGGCGGCGCGGCCTCCGTCACCCCAAGGAACGGAAATGGCCGTTCAGCCGAGGCGGAGCCCGGCCCTGGCCCTGCGGCGCTGCAGGTAGAGGCTCGCCCCGAGGGCCGTGGCGATCACCGCCAGCGACATGCCCGTGGTGAGGGTGCCCAGCGCATAGATCTCCGGCGTCGTCACCGTCGTGGTCAGGCCCTGGAGTTCCAGCGGCAGGGTGTTGCGGCCGCCGATGGCCTGGCTGGTGCGGGCGAGCTCGTCGAAGGACAGGGTGAAGCCGAAAAGGGCGACGCCGACGAGGGAGGGCCCGAGGATCGGCACCACCACGTGGCGCAGGGTCTGGGGGCCGGTGGCGCCGAGGTCGCGGGCGGCCTCCTCGTAGGCGGGGTCGAACCGGTTGAAGACCGCGAACATGATGAGGAGGCCGAAGGGCAGCGTCCAGGTCAGGTGCGCGCCGAGCGCCGAGGTGTAGAGCCCCATCAGCGTGCCGTGCTCCTGCAGCCAGCCCCAGCCGGTGGTCTCGGCGGCCCACTTCACCGCCTCGTCGAGGAGGCGGAATTCGAGGCCGATGCCGAGGGAGACCACGATGGAGGGCACGATCAGGCTCGCCACCGCCACCGTGAACAGCGCGCCCTCGCCGCGGAAGCGCTTGCGGAAGGCGAGGCCCGCGAAGAACGCGATGACGACGGTGAGCCCCATCACCACGAGGCCGAGGCGCAGGGAGCGCCACAGGGCGCCCCAGATGTCGACGATGCCGAGCCCCGCCCAGAGCTTGCCGAACCAGTGTGTCGAGACCCCGTTCATCGGGAAGGTGAGCCCGCCCTGCGGGCCCTGGAAGCTCAGCACCAGGATGGTCAGGGTCGGCCCGTACAGGAAGGCCACGAAGAGGGCGAAGAACGCCGCGAGCGCGTAGAAGGCGGGGGAGCGGGGGCGGTCGCTCACGGTCAGAGTTCCTTGCGCAGGTCGATGAGCCGGGTCATGGCGACGATCATCAGCATCACGGCGCCGAGCAGCACCACCGCGTTGGCGGCCGCCGCCGGCAGCTGCAGGGCCGACATCTGCACCTGGATGACCTTGCCCACCGAGGCGATCTGCTGGCCGCCCATGACGCCCACGGTGACGAAGTCGCCCATCACCAGGGTGATCACGAAGATCGACCCGATGGCGATGCCGGGCTTGGCCAGCGGCACCACCACGTTCCACAGGGTCTGCCAGCCGCTGGCGCCGGCATCGTAGGCCGCCTCGATCAGCGAGCGGTCGATGCGCGCCATGCTGTTGAAGATCGGCACGATCATGAAGACCGTGTTGAGGTGCACGAAGGCGAGCACCACCGAGAAGTCGGAATAGAGCAGGCCCTCGATCGGCGCCTTGATGAGGCCCATCCCCATCAGCGTGTCGTTGACGAGCCCGTTGCGGCCGAGCAGCGGGATCCACGAAATCATCCGGATCACGTTCGAGGTCCAGAACGGGATCGTGCAGACGAGGAACAGCGCCATCTGCATCGTCTTGGAGCGCACGTGGAAGGCGACGAAGTACGCCACCGTGAACCCGATGAGCAGGGTGCAGACCCAGGTCAGGGCGCAGAACTTCAGGGTCGAGAGGTAGGTCCGCACGGTGGTGCAGGCCTCGGTCGTGTTGAGGCAGCCCTCGAACACGTCGCGGTAGTTCTGCAGCGTGAAGGCCGGGATGATCTCGTACTCGTTGTACTCCCAGACGCTGACCATCAGGGTCAGCGCCAGGGGCACCACGAAGAACACGAGGAACACCAGCGCCAGGGGCGCGGCCTGGAGATAGGCCAGGGCGCGGGTGCGCCGCATCCTGGCCGTGAGGCTGGCGGACGGAGCCTGGACGGGCGCCTCCGCGAGGGCGGGGAGGGCGATGTCGGTCATGCGGAGCCCCCCAATTCGATCCCGGCATCGCTGACCGGTACGGCAGCCGCCGCCCGGCTCCCGCTCGCGAACGGAGAGGGTCGGGGTGAGGTGTGGCCCATCTCCGAAGAGGTCACGCACCTCACCCTGTCCCTCTCCTGCCAGGAGAGGGGATCCGCGCTCGATGCGAACGACATCAGGATCATGACGGATGCCTCTCGTCGGTCAGAAGGCCAGGTGGCCGTCCGCGATGCGCCTGTCCGAGGGACACGCAGCGCGGAACGACGGAGCGTCTCCGCTCACGCGGCGATGAACTCGTTCCACTTGCGGACCATGTAGGTGTTCTCGTCCATCACGGCGTTCCAGCAGGCGACGGAGCCCATGCGGGTCTCGAAGGAGCCGCCGTCGCGGGTGGCGCCGGCCTTCTCGAGCACGCCGCCATCCGGACCCTTGATGTCCTTCTCGGCGGGCTTGCCCTCCATCCAGTAGGCCCACTCGTAGGGCTCCATGTGGGATTTGGCCGTCTCCAGCACCGCCGAGTAGTAGCCCTGGCGGTTGAGGTAGGCGCCGGCCCAGCCGGACAGGAACCAGTTGATGAAGTCGTAGGCCGCGTCGAGCTTGCGGCCCGTCAGGGTCTTGGGCAGGCCGAAGCCCGTAGCCCAGGCCCGGTAGCCCTCCTTGAGGGGCTGGTAGGTGCAGGCGACGCCCTGGGAGCGCACCTTGGTGACGGCGGGCGACCACATCGACTGGATCACGGTCTCGCCGGACGCCATCAGGTTCACGGATTCGTTGAAGTCCTGCCAGAAGGCGCGGAACTGGCCGGCGCGCTTGGCCTCGATCAGCAGCTTGATGGTGCGGTCGATCTCCGCCTTCGTCATGTTGCCCTTGTCGGGATAGGTGTAGTCGCCGGTCGCCTCGATCACCATGGCGGCATCCATGATGCCGATCGACGGGATGTTGAGGATCGAGGCCTTGCCCTTGAACTCGGGGTTCAGGAGTTCCTTCCAGCTCGAGATCGGGCGCTTGATCAGGTCGGGGCGGATGCCCAGCGTGTCGGCGTTGTAGGTGGTGGGGATCAGGGTGATCCACTCGGTGGCCGACCCGGCGAAGTTCTTCGAGTTCTGACCTTCGAGGTAGAACACCTTCTTCGGCGCCGTGCCCTGGTCGCCGATCTTCTTGCCGCCGACCTCGCCCTTGGTGAAGACCGGGGTGATGTTGTCGGCCTGCTTGATCCGGCGGGCATCCATGCCTTGGATGTTGCCCGAGGGGATCAGCTTCTTGAGGCTGAAGAACTCCGTGTCGAGGAGGTCGAACGAGTTCGGCTGCGTCACCACGCGCTTCGTCACCTCGTCGGTGACGACGGGGATGTACTCGATGGTGATGCCGAGATCCTCCTTCACCTTGCGGGCAATGTCGCCGGACTGGTTCACGGCGGTGCCGAGGTAGCGCAGGG
It encodes:
- a CDS encoding sensor histidine kinase; this encodes MPRSTVSSERALILAPFGRDATIAGALLTEAGLTFAICRDLGDLLAGMVAGAGLVLLTEEAAGIADLGPVNRWIAAQPPWSDLPFILLTTRGGGPERNPKAKHLSETLGNVTFLERPFHPTTLISLVRTALRGRRRQYEARARLVDLHAGEQRLRGALAAEKRSADHQRLLIDELNHRVKNTLATVQSIATQTLRNAATTEDARDALETRLLALSRAHDVLTRENWEGADLSDIIAQAIAPYDPQDGGRFRVGGPDVRLLPRTALALAMALQELATNAVKYGALSSPAGHVEIAWTMGADDPKPRLNLRWSEKGGPTVVMPKRRGFGSRLIERNLARDLDGKVEIAFVPQGVTCTVNAPLR
- a CDS encoding ABC transporter permease, producing the protein MSDRPRSPAFYALAAFFALFVAFLYGPTLTILVLSFQGPQGGLTFPMNGVSTHWFGKLWAGLGIVDIWGALWRSLRLGLVVMGLTVVIAFFAGLAFRKRFRGEGALFTVAVASLIVPSIVVSLGIGLEFRLLDEAVKWAAETTGWGWLQEHGTLMGLYTSALGAHLTWTLPFGLLIMFAVFNRFDPAYEEAARDLGATGPQTLRHVVVPILGPSLVGVALFGFTLSFDELARTSQAIGGRNTLPLELQGLTTTVTTPEIYALGTLTTGMSLAVIATALGASLYLQRRRARAGLRLG
- a CDS encoding ABC transporter substrate-binding protein, producing MTTTIKLSRRTLLQGAGATGLALGAGPITGFPNVIAAEPVTLRYLGTAVNQSGDIARKVKEDLGITIEYIPVVTDEVTKRVVTQPNSFDLLDTEFFSLKKLIPSGNIQGMDARRIKQADNITPVFTKGEVGGKKIGDQGTAPKKVFYLEGQNSKNFAGSATEWITLIPTTYNADTLGIRPDLIKRPISSWKELLNPEFKGKASILNIPSIGIMDAAMVIEATGDYTYPDKGNMTKAEIDRTIKLLIEAKRAGQFRAFWQDFNESVNLMASGETVIQSMWSPAVTKVRSQGVACTYQPLKEGYRAWATGFGLPKTLTGRKLDAAYDFINWFLSGWAGAYLNRQGYYSAVLETAKSHMEPYEWAYWMEGKPAEKDIKGPDGGVLEKAGATRDGGSFETRMGSVACWNAVMDENTYMVRKWNEFIAA
- a CDS encoding ABC transporter permease, which gives rise to MTDIALPALAEAPVQAPSASLTARMRRTRALAYLQAAPLALVFLVFFVVPLALTLMVSVWEYNEYEIIPAFTLQNYRDVFEGCLNTTEACTTVRTYLSTLKFCALTWVCTLLIGFTVAYFVAFHVRSKTMQMALFLVCTIPFWTSNVIRMISWIPLLGRNGLVNDTLMGMGLIKAPIEGLLYSDFSVVLAFVHLNTVFMIVPIFNSMARIDRSLIEAAYDAGASGWQTLWNVVVPLAKPGIAIGSIFVITLVMGDFVTVGVMGGQQIASVGKVIQVQMSALQLPAAAANAVVLLGAVMLMIVAMTRLIDLRKEL
- a CDS encoding ATPase domain-containing protein translates to MAKTPESRSKAALGVYGLDEILSGGFARDRLYLLEGSPGTGKTTIALKFLLEGARLGEKGLYITLSETEEELRDGAASHGWTLDERIKVFELAPPESLLDVEHQQSLLYSSDLELGESTKAVFQAIETERPARVVLDSLSEIRLLAGSSLRYRRQILALKHYFARQGATVLMLDDLTADTLDKTVHSIAHGVIRLEEQAPEYGAERRRLRVVKYRGQAFRGGYHDLSIKPGGVTVYPRLVALEHKTHFARTAMTSGIPELDELVGGGIEQGSSTLILGPAGTGKSLLAIQFALAAIARGERAALFAFDEEIGLLFGRMRAMGIDLAAHQEAGSLFIEQVDAAELSPGEFSHRVRACIDQHAVRTVVIDSLNGYQAAMPEENALILHIHELLQYLNRQGASTFLTVAQHGLVGDMKSPVDITYLADTVVLLRYFEATGRVRRAISVIKKRTGYHEDTIRECRITERGLRIGPVLESFRGVLRGVPTLVGTEQDPSGIERG
- a CDS encoding IS701 family transposase, producing the protein MTRTLWTTGTSIEATLELWASSLREVKGRMRPLFSQERVAASAGAFLDGLLGAERRKTGWMRAEAAGDPGPWRQQALLGRGRWDADTLRDVVRDYALETLADPDAVLVLDETGFLKQGKASCGVHRQYTGSAGKITNCQIGVFAAYASRHGHAFIDRALYLPKTWTSDPTRLAAAHVPEGTSFATKPGLALAMIERAIAAGVPFSWVAADTVYGVGDIEMALRRAGKGYVLGVKTDHAFNSWVGKPEIAGTAETIANGLAPSAWMRLSAGDGTKGARLYDWAYCELADLDGADDQTGLWTRGLLIRRSLADGEQAYFTTWCLAGTPLATLVAVEGRRWSIEDAFETAKTELGLAHNETRSWHGWHRHVSLVMLAFALLAVIRHHANAPPPKSRARPRQRAP
- a CDS encoding TonB-dependent receptor family protein codes for the protein MKRGVFRRRIGPGSGLAVERFPITLRRGAAPSLRSEGLTRVLAALLVVGLGDTAVRAQNAAGRVVLEELSVTGEGGGTPARTDGGVPFGVAAPPGSAPSVIENPVGQVVGTVGRAGTITDRPATNIGAVLLDSPGVTVRPGSGGRDVVISIRGSNARSTAVIRNMVVLEDGFILTQPDGASRFDLVDPRAYSRIDVFQGPQSALFGNYATGGALAFRTRTGREIDGVEVGTDAGSFGYLSNSFTVGGASGPFEISLFASDARARGYQDHAAYDTQTVNLLASYTPSPDTRLTLKVINNVVHADLPARASLNQYRINPYQRGCALAATAASGCTLTNLLVNGAFGATVPVTAAQGAFGRDDRRTIVAARLEHDIDAQTTWRVQLGFDERNFDQPFYTSAFRGSYPSWNLITDLTRRHALFGLPATGYVALAYNTIDNHVTTFNRVLGDGPALGAQIGDQRGEQSNLGGRAREEVALSETWTGVLGISATRTLITGRNLAFATSPAGRTTSVTDARRDIRNVAPEAALVYRPSDAWAFRGRVATGYATPTGSNLFVTPAGLPGNNTGLQTQENLGFDLGFDWTPTETLRFSVTGFQEFFRNELVSQSPGGGRLSYFVNAPASEHHGVEVGADWAFAPGWRGVLAYTFDAQTYTRYIEQLSAGPFTVRLDRAGKSLPGVPAHQLLARIGYDQVGGPLDGLGAFVEAVAQDGVFIDNGNQLRVPGYAILNANLHYATELTGGYARRLTLYAEVRNLLDTTSVASAQTLTSSLNRATGLPNGAGLLAATTGSILPGAPRSLMTGMKLAF